Part of the Amblyraja radiata isolate CabotCenter1 chromosome 27, sAmbRad1.1.pri, whole genome shotgun sequence genome is shown below.
GATTTCTCTGATTTGACTGCCTTTACTGTCTGCCTCAGAGCAGCGTCTGAAGAGAACCATGATTACGCTTTGTTCTCCTACGCAACAAAGAAATCCCACAATGAGCTGCTGATTTGGCAAAAGAGTAATGCACAACTTGACCTGTATTTAGGATCTGTTATAACGGGATTTTCCCTCCCAAAAATGGATGCCTGGTTGAGACACATCTGTATGAGCTGGGAGTCTCAAAATGGTGAGATAACAGCCTGGGTCAATGGGAGACGTAGTCTAACGAATGTTAGTAGTAAGGGTGGAGTTGTGAAAAATGGTGGGCAGTTTATTCTTGGTCAGGAGCAAGACACAGTCGGTGGTAAATTTGACATCGAACAATCCTTTGTCGGAGAGATAACTGATGTTAATATGTGGGATCGTGCTCTAAAACCCTATGAGATTAAGTTCATCAGTCAGGGGTGTTACAATATTGGAGGGAACCTCATTGACTGTGGATCAACAATATTTACAACAGAAGGGAATGTCATAATTAAAGACAATAATGATTGTACACTTTAAATGCTTTGGCTCCAAAAAGCATTTAAATTTGCAGAGGGGAACACAATCTCCTCAAACTACTCTAGCTGAATATGACCTTGCTTTGCGATCTTTCCTCTCTAAACCAGATTGGTAGTAAAAGTAATGTTGATTCCAGAATAAAGGGCTGTTTACGTCGGGGTAAGGGACAACTCACTGTCCTTCCAGTTTCTCATCCCCCTCACTGACAGGGTAATGGCTTCAAACTCAATACACAAGAGTCTCGGCCATTCTCCGTCACACattgagagagggatggagagcggGGAACCATGGTGATGTCTACAGGGATCGGCAGGGTGTAAACCCCAGGGCActgccccacacactgacccttgACTGAAGCCCAGGGACTGCTCAGAACAGACAAGTCCGCCCTCTTTAACCAGACTCCCCTCCTCGTCCATTCTGCTGGAGCCCTTCCTCAAATCCCACTGGGAACAGTTGGGCATCCCAGTTAAAAGATGCAGCAGTACAGAGCAGTGTCCAGGACATTTGGTGCCATCTCTCTGACACACACATGTAGACAAGAAAGTGTCAGAGGCACGGGGG
Proteins encoded:
- the LOC116988226 gene encoding C-reactive protein-like translates to QRYNFKQRFNIQTSYFTGLMQKSVIFPTKTATSFVKLNAADFSDLTAFTVCLRAASEENHDYALFSYATKKSHNELLIWQKSNAQLDLYLGSVITGFSLPKMDAWLRHICMSWESQNGEITAWVNGRRSLTNVSSKGGVVKNGGQFILGQEQDTVGGKFDIEQSFVGEITDVNMWDRALKPYEIKFISQGCYNIGGNLIDCGSTIFTTEGNVIIKDNNDCTL